The Geothrix sp. DNA segment CTCATCGCCTTCGGCTACGCGGACCGCATGATGGCTGGGGGCAGCGACTCCGTGGTGAACCAGCTGGGCGTGGGCGGCTTCGCCGCCATGCGCGCCCTCAGCACCCGCAATGATGAGCCCGAGCGCGCCTCCCGGCCCTTCGACGTGGATCGCGACGGCTTCGTCATGGGTGAAGGCGCAGGCATCGTGATCCTCGAAGAGTACGAACTGGCCAAGGCCCGGGGCGCCAAGATCTACGCCGAAGTGGCCGGCTACGGCATGAGTGGCGACGCCAACCACATCACGACGCCCGCCCCCGAGGGCGAGGGCGGCCAGCGCGTCATGCGCGCGGCCATCAAGGATGCGGACATCGCTCCCGAGCAGGTGGGGTACGTCAACATGCACGGCACCAGCACCCCCGTGGGCGACAAGCTGGAGTGCCTGGCCATCCAGAGGGTCTTCGGCGACCACGCGAAGCAGATCAAGGTGAGCAGCTCCAAGTCCATGCACGGCCACCTGCTGGGTGCCGCCGGCGGGCTGGAGACCATCGTGGCCGTCATGGCCGTCAAGACCGGGAAGATCCCCCCCACCATCAACGTGGACAACCAGGACCCCGAGTGCGACCTGGACGTCACGCCGAACGTGGCCGGCACCTTCGACTCCGAATACGCCATGAACAATGGTTTCGGCTTCGGCGGCACCAATGGATGCCTGATCCTGCGAAAGGTCTGAGGGGTCGGCCTGGGATACGAATGAAAGGCGAAAATAGTCCTTCCTGTCCCCGGGCCTTGGTGGTTTTCTAGTCTCCCATGGCCAAGGCGATTCCCTTCAAGCTCGTCGCGCCCTACTCACCTGCGGGTGACCAGCCGGAGGCCATCGCGCAGCTGGTGGAGGGGCTGCAGCGCGGGGACCGATGCCAGACCCTGCTGGGGGTGACGGGTTCGGGGAAGACCTACACCATGGCCAGCACCATCGCGCGGGCCGGGCGGCCGGCGCTGATCTTCGCGCCCAACAAGACCCTGGCGGCCCAGCTCTTCAGCGAGTTCAAGCAGTTCTTCCCCGAGAATGCCGTCGAGTACTTCGTCAGCTACTACGACTACTACCAGCCCGAGGCCTACGTGCCCGAGCGGGACCTGTTCATCGACAAGGACGCCAAGATCAACGAGGAGCTGGAGAAGCTCCGCCTCAGCGCCACCCGATGCCTGCTGGAGCGCCGCGACACCATCGTGATCGCCTCCGTGAGCTGCATCTACGGCCTGGGCGATCCCAGCTCGTACCTGAACCTGTCCGTGACGCTGAAGCAGGGCCAGTCCATCGACCGGGCCATGCTCCTGCGGGATCTGGTGGCCATCCAGTACCAGCGCAACCACCTCAGCTTCGAGCCGGGCATCTTCCGAGTGCGGGGCGACGTGGTGGAGGTCTACCCCGCCTACGAAGACGTGGCCTACCGGATCGAGCTGTGGGGCGACGAGGTGGAGCGCCTGTCCAAGATCGACCCCCTGCGCGGCGTGGTGATCGAGAAGCTGGACGACCTCACCATCTGGCCCAAGACCCACTACGTGACCCCCGAGGAGAAGCTCAAGGCCGCCATCCGTGACATCAAGGTGGAGCTGGAGGAACAGGAGAACGAGTTCCGGGCGCAGGGCAAGATCGTCGAGCTGCAGCGGCTCCACCAGCGCGTCATCTACGACGTGGAAATGATGAAGGAGATGGGCGTCTGCAGCGGCATCGAGAACTACAGCCGCTTCCTGGACGGCCGCCAGCCGGGCCAGCCGCCGCACACGCTGCTGGACTACTTCCCCGAGGACTTCATCGTCTTCATGGACGAGAGCCACGTGGCCACGGGCCAGCTCCACGGCATGTACAACGGGGACCGCTCCCGGAAGACGACCCTCGTTGACTACGGGTTCCGACTCCCATCAGCGCTCGATAACCGCCCTCTCAAATTCGAAGAATTTGAGAGCAGGGTCAAACAGGTGGTTTATGTCTCCGCCACCCCGGGCGACTACGAGCTGCAGCAGAGCGGAGGGGCTTTCGTGGAGCAGGTGGTGCGCCCCACCGGGCTGGTGGACCCGATGGTGGAGGTGCGGCCCGTGGGCACCCAGGTGGACGACCTGCTGGAGGAGATCCGGAAGGTGGTGGCCCGGGACGAGCGGGTGCTGGTGACGGTGCTCACCAAGAAGCTGGCGGAGCAGCTCACGGCCTACTACCAGGAGCTGGGCGTGAAGGCCGAGTACCTGCACAGCGAGATCGACACCCTGGAGCGGGTGGAGCTGCTGAAGAACCTGCGTCGCGGCGTGTTCGACGTGCTCGTGGGCATCAACCTCCTGCGGGAGGGACTGGACCTGCCCGAAGTGAGCCTGGTGGCCATCCTGGACGCCGACAAGGAGGGCTTCCTCCGCAACACCCGCAGCCTCATCCAGACCATCGGCCGGGCGGCCCGCAACGTCGCGGGGAAGGCCATCCTCTATGCCGACGTCATGACCGGCTCCATGAAGCAGGCCATCGGCGAGACCGAGCGGCGCCGCAACAAGCAGCTGGCCCACAATCTGGAACATGGCATCACCCCCGAAACCGTGAAGCGCAACCTGGACGATGTCATGGGCGAGGCCCTGGCCCGGGAGTTCATCAACGTCACCAAGGAGGAGAGGGCCGCCGAGGAGCCGCTGCTCTACCTCGAAGACAAGCACTTCGAGCGCGAAGTCGCCAAGCTCGAAAAGCGCATGAAGGAGCTGGCGTCACAGATGAAGTTTGAGGATGCGGCGGAATTACGCGACCGGATCCTGCGTGCCCGGCGCGAACGGCTGCTGGACATCTCTGGTGTGGCAGCCACGGGACCGGAAAGCTGAGGCGGCAGGGGACCCTGCGGCTCTTTTTTGGGTGCGCCTAGCGCAGGTGGCGCTCGAGCCAGAGGGCGGCCTTCGACCAGGCTTCGTCCCAATCGGCCGGGTCCATGGTGTGGCCGCCTTGGTAATCCAGGCAGGTGAACCTGGAAGCGGAGCCGAACCGGGAAGCGAGGTCATGGGTGAAGCGCTTCATCGGCCCCGGGGGCACCACCTCATCCCCAGCCGCCACGACCGCGAGCAGGGCCGTGCGCTCCCAGGCATCCGGGTGGAGGTGGGGCGACTCCGGGTGGTCATCCCAGTGGGGATCCGCCAGGAAGGCCAGCAAGGCGCCAACCCTGGGGTCCCGCTGGGGCGCCGCCAGGGCGGCGAAGCCCCCCATGGAGATCCCGGCGACCACGAACCGGGAGGCTCCGGATCGGCTCAGGTGGTCCACCAGGGATCGCGTTTCCCCTGCACTCTCCGCCACCAGATCGAGGAACAGGGATCGGGCCTCCGACGCCGTGGCGACGGCCATGCCATCGAGGAACCCGTCCGCCCGGAGCCCATGATGGGGTGCCTCGGGAATCAGCACGGCATAACCGGCGCCGGCCAGGTGCACCGCCTCCGGCCACTGCACGGCCATGGTGCCGCTGAGCCCGTAATGGAGGATGACCGCAGCCTTGGCGGACGCGCAGTCGCCGAGCGTCAGGGCCGGGATCGGGCCATGCGGGCCCGGGATGGTGATGGGGAGTGGCGGGGGACGCATGGGCCCGGCCTCCAGTCGCAACATGCGGACGATCTTGGCAGGGCCGGGTTCTGGTTGACCCATCCACGGGTCCGGGGGTTGCCCCGGTTTCCTCACGGGTGGTCCCTGATTCCCCCGTTCCATGGACGCGAAAGTGGCAACCTGGAACCCACCCCCGGAGCTGCCATGTGGTTTCGAACGATTCAGGTCGGCGTGATGTTCATCTGCCTCTGGGCAGGGCTCTCGGGGCAGACGAAAGCCGGCCCGTACCTGGGGCTGACCCTGCCGGGGTCCGAGGCCGCGCCCTTTGCGCCCGGGGTCCTGAACAGCGGCCTCGCCACGCGCGACATCACGCTGATGCCTGACGGGTCGCAGATCTATGTGGGCCTCTTCCTGCCGGGTTTCCGCAAGGCCGTGATCATCGAGACCCACCAGGAGGGGGATCGCTGGACCGCACCGGAAGTGGCCGCCTTCTCCCGGGATCCGCGCTGGCGTTGTCTGGAACCCTGCATCAGCCCGGACGGGCGGCGCTTCTTCTTCGTGTCGGATCGCCCGGCCGATCCCAGGGCTGACAAGCCCGGGCCATTCGGGATCTGGGTGATGGACTGGACCGGTACGGGATGGTCCGAAGCCCGCCGCCTCCCCATCGGGGTGAACGGCACCGGAAACGCCTTCTACCCCTCCATCACCCGGGAGGGCGTGCTGCACTTCCTCCAGGAGGAGGGGCAGGGCGGCTGGTTGATGCGTTCCGCGTGGAAGGATGGCGCCTGGACGGTGGCGGAGAAACTGCCGCCACCCTTCAATGCAGATCCTCGCCAGGCCAACCCGCGCGTGGACCCGGATGGCCGTTTCATCCTCGTGCCGCTGATGGGCCGCTCGGATTCCCTGGGTGGAGCCGACTACTACGGCTACTTCCGCCGGGATGACGGCACCTGGACCGGGCCGGTCCACCTGGGGCCGACGGTGAACAGTGCCGCTGGCGATGAGTACTCCATCAGCCTCAGCCCGGACGGCAAGGTGGTGTTCTTCGGCAGCAATCGGGCCCTCCCCCGGCTGGACGGGAAACCCCTGCGTTGGGCCGACATCCTTGCCGAGCGAACGCAGCCCGGGAACGGCCAGACCACGCTCTGGTGGGTGGATGCGGGATTCCTGTGGGAGATCCGAGCCAAGGCCCTGGCGTCCCCCGCGAAGTAATCAGGTGGTTCCCGCCGGGCCCGTCCCGTGAGGGAATGGACGCGATCCTTTGATCGGAGGACGGAGTCGCCCATGAAACCCTGGCTGGCGTGGTTCACTGCGGCGCTCTTGGCCGTGGGTCTTCCCTGGTGGACGGCGCCCTACAACCGCTTCACCCTGGCCCACCCGCTGTCGATCCTCGGCTGCCTCGCCTTCGTCTGCATCGCGGCCTGGGTGGCCGGATGGACGCCGCTCGGGCTGAGTCGCGGCGGTCTGGTCGTGGGTGCCGCGGTGCCCTGTGCCGTGATGGCCCGGGTGGTGGTGGACGGGATGAAGGATGCGACCTCCCACAACCTGTGGCCCTTCGAAGTGGTCTTTGCGGCGGCCTTCGGTTTCGCGCTGGCCTACGCCGCCGGACTCCTCGGCCTGCTGTGCAGACGGATGCTGCGGACGGATTGACGCACGGAACCCCGGCTTCCAACCCAGGATCCTGGATAATCGGGTGACACCAAGGAAGGGCCCCGATGAAATCTCCGCTCTGCGTTCTGATGGCCCTCAGCCTCGGGGCGGCGGCACCGCCCGTCGAACAGCACCGCGTGGCCGGTCTGAATGCCCCCGTGGAGCTGCGCCTGGACCGCTGGGGCGTGCCGCACATCTATGCGAAGAGCCGGGAGGACGCCTTCTTCGCCCAGGGCTTCAATGCGGCCCGGGACCGGCTGTGGCAGATCGACCTCTGGCGCAAGCGGGGGCTGGGTCTGTTATCCCGGGACCTGGGGCCCGAATGCCTGGAGCAGGATCGCGCCGCGCGGTTGTTCCTCTACCGCGGCGACCTGGATGCGGAATGGAAGGCCTATGGCCCCGAGGCGCACGCCATCGTGAAGGCTTTCGTCTCGGGCATCAACGCCTACGTGGGCCTGGTCCTGGCGGGGAAGGCGCCCCTTCCCGTGGAATTCCACGTCCTGCATGCGAGGCCGTCGTACTGGGCCCCTGAAGACGTGGTCCGGGTCCGCGCGCACGGACTCTTCGGGAACCTGGCCCAGGAAGTGGCGCGGGCACTGACCTACTGCCTTGGCGGCCCGGAGGCCGACGCCTTCCGCAAGCGGCTGTCCCCCCCCTGGGTGCCCATCGTCCCCGAGGGGCTGGACCTCTGCACCATCCCCCCGGAAGTCCTGCGGCCCTACGTTCTCGCCAAGGCGGACCCGATCTTCCCCGCGGCGGGTCGTGCCGTGGCGCGAATGGATCCCGTCGAAGCGGCCCTCGCCCTGCCCACCACCGCCAGCAACACCTTCGCGGTGTCCGGTTCGCACACCACCACCGGACGGCCCATCCTGGCCAACGATCCCCACCGGGAGCACCAGGTCCCCTCCCTGCGTTACCTGGCGCATCTGGTGGCACCGGGCCTGGACATCATCGGAGCGGGGGAGCCGGCCATGCCCGGCGTCTCCCTGGGCCACAACCAGCGTATTGCCGTGGGCCTCACCTACCACGCCCTGGACCAGGAGGATCTCTACGTCTACGAGACGAAGCCGGGCGACGCCGGGAGCTACCGGTACGGCTCCGGCTGGGAACCCTTCAAGGTCGTCCACGAGTCGATTCCCGTGCAGGGGCAGGCGGCGCGGGTCGCCACCCTCAAGTTCACCCGGCACGGCCCCGTGTTGTTCGAGGATCCCGGTGCCCGGCGGGCCTACGCCCTGCGGGCCGCCTGGCTGGAGCCCGGCATGGTGCCCTACCTCTCCAGCCTCCGCTACATGCGCGCCCAGACCTGGAAGGCCTTCCTGGAGGTCATGGGCCAGCACGGCCTGCCGGGGCTCAATTACCTCTACGCCGACACCCGGGGCAACATCGGGCTCGCACCCAGTGGGCTCTTCCCCAGGCGAAGCACCTGGGACGGCCTCCTGCCGGTGCCGGGGGACGGCCGCTACGAGTGGGAGGGCTGGCGCCATGGCGACCAGCTGCCTCGCTGGTTCAACCCCGCCCAGGGCTGGCTGGGTTCTGCCAATGAGATGAACCTGCCCCCGGACTACCCCTACCGGGAGCGCCGCCCCGGCTTCGAGTGGGGGGACCTGTTCCGGTACGACCGGATCCGGGAGGTGCTATCCGCGGACCGGAAGGTCTCCGTGCTGGACCTGCAGGCCCTGCAGACCGACAGCCTCAGCCTTCCGGCCCGGCGTCTCGTGCGCCTGCTCGACCCGGTATCCAGGGAGGCCGGCGATCGCCTCTCGGACGCCGTTCGCCGTTTGAAGGCCTGGGATGGGCGGGTGGACGTGGATTCTGTACCGGCCACCCTCTTTGAAGTCTGGCTGCACAAGCACCTGCGGCCCGCCGTCGTGGCCCGTGTGCTGCCCGAGCGGGTCCGGCGGCTGGCCGGAGACGGCGATCTGGGCCTCATCGTGGATCTTCTGGAGCATCCGGACGCCAGCCTCGGCAAAGATCCCGAGGCCGCCCGGCGGGACCTGCTGCAGTCCAGCCTGTCGAAGGCCGTGAAGGAGTTGGAAGAACGGCTGGGTCCAGAGGCCGACACCTGGACCTGGGGGCGCTTGCACCGGGTCCACCTCCTGCACCCTCTGTCGGACAGACTGGATGCCATCCAACGGGGGCGAATGAACCCCGAGGTGCTGCCGGTTGCCGGCAGCCACGAGACCGTGGGCAGGGCCTCGTTCCGGAACAGCACCTTCGACCTGACCGCCGGGGCCTCCGTGCGCCTGGTCATGGACGTGGGGTCCTGGGACAACTCCATGGCCACCAATGCCCCGGGTCAATCGGGCGATCCCGGCAGTCCCCACTATCAGGACCTGCTCCGGCCGTGGTCCAAGGGCCAGTACTTCCCCCTGGTGTACAGCCGGAAGGCCGTCGAGCGGGCCACCGAGCGGATCATCTGGATCCTGCCGAAGTAAGGCAAGCCACCGGTAGCGCAGGACCTCTCCCAGGCCCATGCTTCACTACCCCTGGTAAACGGGGGAGGAGCTGGGCCGTAGACCCGCCAACCCCGTCCTTCCTTTCGTCGTTCTGCTATGGCCCCGTGCGGGCCCCTTGACCCAGGCTCCCATGGACACCCAGACCGAACCGGATCTGCCGACCCTTCCCGCCGAATCCCTCGCCCCTCTGCGCGAGGAGGAGCGCATCCAGGCCCTCGACGTGGTGCGCGGCTTCGCGCTCATCGGGATCTTCCTGATGAACGTCGAGTGGTTCAACCGGGCCTCAGGGGAAATGAACCTGGGACTGCCCACGGGACTGACCGGGGCGAACTGGTGGGCCAGCCGGCTCATCTACGTGTTCGTGCAGGGCAAGTTCTGGACGATGTTCTCTCTGCTGTTCGGCATGGGCTTCGCCGTGATGCTGATGCGGGCGGAGCGGGCCGGGCGCAACTTCGTGCGGCCCTACCTGCGCCGGATCGCGGCCCTGGCGGTGTTCGGGGCGGCGCACCACATCCTCCTCTGGAGCGGGGACATCCTCTTCAGCTATGCCGTGGCCGCCCTGGCCCTCCTCGTGCTGCTCTATGGAAACTGGAAATACGTCATCGGCGGACTGGTGGTCTTCACGGGGCTGGGGTTCATCCCCAAGTGCAGCCCACTCTGGGCCGTGGCCGGAAGCCTGGCCTACGTGGGCGTGGTGGCGCTGTTCCTGCGCGGGGAGAAGCGCCTGACCATCCGGGGGCGGAGCCTGCCGCTGTTCTCCTTCATCCTCCTGGTGCTGGGGGGCCTGGCTGCGGTGGCGGCGGGGGTCTTCTGGGCGCTGCCCCATGGGCCAAAGGAGCCGCGGATTCCCGTGACCATCATCAGCCTGGCGGTTCTGACCCTGGGCGTCCTGTCCGCCCGGTTCCACCAGCCTGTGGAGGCGCGCATGCGCCGGCTGGGGATGACGATCTACCTGCTGCCGTTCCTGATGACGGTGGTCTTCGGCGTGGTGCAGCGCTTCACGCCGCCGCCTCCCCCCCTTGTGGCCTCTCCTTCGGTGGCGCAGGAGCAGCCGGCCGCCGCGAAGCCCGGGGAGAAGAAGGCCAGGAAGTCCGAGGCGGAGAAGCGCGCCGAGGAGGAGGTGGAGCGTGCCAAGCGGATCAGGGAATTCCGCGCGGAGATCCAGGAGGAGACCCGGGTCCACGCGAAGGGTCGGTACTGGGAGGCCGTCAAGTTCCGGGCCGCGCAGTTCGCCAAGAACGCCCCGGGCGAGGCGGGCTTCGCCACCATCGTCATCGGCATGTTCCTGCTGGGCGCCTGGTTCGTCCGGTCCGGCGTGATGACGGATACCCGCGGGCACCTGCCGCTGTTCCGGAAGCTGGCCCTGATCGCCCTGCCGGTGGGGGTGGGGCTGGGGCTCCTGGGCAGCGCCATCGCGACCTCCCATACCCCCGGTGACCAGCGGGACGGCTTCCAGCTGGCCATCGGTCTCCAGATGATCGGCAACCTGCCGGCCTGCCTGGGCTACGTGGGGGCCCTCGTGCTGATGCTCCACAGCGACACGGCCTTTTCGAAGATCAGGATTCTGGCCCCGGTGGGCCGGATGGCCCTCACCAACTACCTCATGCAGTCCGTCATCAGCACCACGTTCTTCTTCGGCCATGGATTCGGCCGGTGGGGCATGGGTCGCGCCTGGCAGGTGGTGTTCGTGGCGATGGTGTTCTCCCTTCAGATCGCCTGGTCCCACTGGTGGCTGGGCCGGTTCCGCTTCGGACCCATGGAATGGCTCTGGCGCGCCATCACCTACTGGCAGATCCCACCCATGCGCCTGGCACCAGCCGGTACGGAGGGCCCCTTGCGGCCCATCCAGGCGCCGATGTGACCGGCCTCGGCGCGGGCCCAGGGCCTACTTCGCGTACTGCCGGATCACCCGTTCGATGGCGGCCCGGCAGGCGGCGCAGAAGCCCGCATCGTTCCGGGTGAACATGAGGCAGTCCTCCTGGCTGCGGAAGTAGCCTTTGGCTTCGTAGTTGGCGCCCTCGAAGGCGCCCACCTTGCCGCTGTGGGCATCGGTGCCCAGCAGCTTCGTCTCGAAGACCTTCTCGCGGGCGAAGAGGGCATCCATCTCGGCTTCCGGCTTGTTCGCGGCGCGGATGGCGCGGCGCTCCTTCTGGTACGCGTGGCTGTGGGCCTCGAACTCATCCTTCTTCCAGGGGGTGGGCAGGGGCGTGCCGGGGCTCAGCAGGCTCGCCCATTTGGGATGCTTGGGGTCCACCGTGGCGTTGGGTTCCCAGGGTTCGGGCCGGGCGGCGCTGTTGGTGACGGCCACGTCGGACGTGTAGTACTCGTCGGCCAGGCCCGCGAAGTGGTGGCCGAACTCGTGCACGAAGAGGTACCCGATGGTGCTGTTGCCCGCGGATGCGGTGCTGTAGAGGTTGTGGATGCCGCCGCCGCCATAGGTCTCGGAGTTCGTGAGGATCTCCACGAACTCGTAGGGCGCCTGGGCGGCAATGTCCCGGAAGGCGCGGTTGTCGAAGGTGAGCACGTAGCGCTCGCTGCCGAAGGCGTCGTAGGTGGTGCCCAGGGGCGTGCGCTTGTGGACGCCGGTGGAGGGTCGGGAGATGCCGCTCTCCTTTGAGGGTGGGCAGAGGGCCCAGACATTGAAGTCCTTCCGGTGCTCCTTGAAGGGCGTCTGTTCGAAGAGCAGCTCCATGACCCTGCGGGCCTGGGCTTCGAACTTGCCCCGCTCGGCGGCGGTGTACCCATCGCCGAGGATGAGGAAGTCCACCTTCTCGGCGGAGTCGCCGCTCTTCTGCAGCGCGATGAGGCCGCCGACCTCCGGGGCGGGGGTCTGCTCGATGAGCGGGTCCTTGGGATCGAGCTCGAAGGTCCAGACGGCCTGGAAGGCGTTCTGCGCGTCCCGCTTCTTCACGGTGATGCGGACGGGCGCGTCGGGTCGGGGGAAGCGCAGGGATTCGCTGAAGCTGC contains these protein-coding regions:
- the fabF gene encoding beta-ketoacyl-ACP synthase II gives rise to the protein MTRTVQRRRVVITGMGTVNPCGLTVPETWDNLLAGRSGIATIDRFDVTDFACKIAGQVKGFNPDLFIDKKEQKKMDIFIHYALGAAHEAWVDAGFDQVELTKAEREVFGTYIGSGIGGLSTIWDEANGYRGPRRTSPFFIPSLIVNLASGQASIKYGLQGPNSAVATACATGAHAIGDAARLIAFGYADRMMAGGSDSVVNQLGVGGFAAMRALSTRNDEPERASRPFDVDRDGFVMGEGAGIVILEEYELAKARGAKIYAEVAGYGMSGDANHITTPAPEGEGGQRVMRAAIKDADIAPEQVGYVNMHGTSTPVGDKLECLAIQRVFGDHAKQIKVSSSKSMHGHLLGAAGGLETIVAVMAVKTGKIPPTINVDNQDPECDLDVTPNVAGTFDSEYAMNNGFGFGGTNGCLILRKV
- the uvrB gene encoding excinuclease ABC subunit UvrB, producing the protein MAKAIPFKLVAPYSPAGDQPEAIAQLVEGLQRGDRCQTLLGVTGSGKTYTMASTIARAGRPALIFAPNKTLAAQLFSEFKQFFPENAVEYFVSYYDYYQPEAYVPERDLFIDKDAKINEELEKLRLSATRCLLERRDTIVIASVSCIYGLGDPSSYLNLSVTLKQGQSIDRAMLLRDLVAIQYQRNHLSFEPGIFRVRGDVVEVYPAYEDVAYRIELWGDEVERLSKIDPLRGVVIEKLDDLTIWPKTHYVTPEEKLKAAIRDIKVELEEQENEFRAQGKIVELQRLHQRVIYDVEMMKEMGVCSGIENYSRFLDGRQPGQPPHTLLDYFPEDFIVFMDESHVATGQLHGMYNGDRSRKTTLVDYGFRLPSALDNRPLKFEEFESRVKQVVYVSATPGDYELQQSGGAFVEQVVRPTGLVDPMVEVRPVGTQVDDLLEEIRKVVARDERVLVTVLTKKLAEQLTAYYQELGVKAEYLHSEIDTLERVELLKNLRRGVFDVLVGINLLREGLDLPEVSLVAILDADKEGFLRNTRSLIQTIGRAARNVAGKAILYADVMTGSMKQAIGETERRRNKQLAHNLEHGITPETVKRNLDDVMGEALAREFINVTKEERAAEEPLLYLEDKHFEREVAKLEKRMKELASQMKFEDAAELRDRILRARRERLLDISGVAATGPES
- a CDS encoding alpha/beta hydrolase family protein, whose product is MRPPPLPITIPGPHGPIPALTLGDCASAKAAVILHYGLSGTMAVQWPEAVHLAGAGYAVLIPEAPHHGLRADGFLDGMAVATASEARSLFLDLVAESAGETRSLVDHLSRSGASRFVVAGISMGGFAALAAPQRDPRVGALLAFLADPHWDDHPESPHLHPDAWERTALLAVVAAGDEVVPPGPMKRFTHDLASRFGSASRFTCLDYQGGHTMDPADWDEAWSKAALWLERHLR
- a CDS encoding penicillin acylase family protein translates to MKSPLCVLMALSLGAAAPPVEQHRVAGLNAPVELRLDRWGVPHIYAKSREDAFFAQGFNAARDRLWQIDLWRKRGLGLLSRDLGPECLEQDRAARLFLYRGDLDAEWKAYGPEAHAIVKAFVSGINAYVGLVLAGKAPLPVEFHVLHARPSYWAPEDVVRVRAHGLFGNLAQEVARALTYCLGGPEADAFRKRLSPPWVPIVPEGLDLCTIPPEVLRPYVLAKADPIFPAAGRAVARMDPVEAALALPTTASNTFAVSGSHTTTGRPILANDPHREHQVPSLRYLAHLVAPGLDIIGAGEPAMPGVSLGHNQRIAVGLTYHALDQEDLYVYETKPGDAGSYRYGSGWEPFKVVHESIPVQGQAARVATLKFTRHGPVLFEDPGARRAYALRAAWLEPGMVPYLSSLRYMRAQTWKAFLEVMGQHGLPGLNYLYADTRGNIGLAPSGLFPRRSTWDGLLPVPGDGRYEWEGWRHGDQLPRWFNPAQGWLGSANEMNLPPDYPYRERRPGFEWGDLFRYDRIREVLSADRKVSVLDLQALQTDSLSLPARRLVRLLDPVSREAGDRLSDAVRRLKAWDGRVDVDSVPATLFEVWLHKHLRPAVVARVLPERVRRLAGDGDLGLIVDLLEHPDASLGKDPEAARRDLLQSSLSKAVKELEERLGPEADTWTWGRLHRVHLLHPLSDRLDAIQRGRMNPEVLPVAGSHETVGRASFRNSTFDLTAGASVRLVMDVGSWDNSMATNAPGQSGDPGSPHYQDLLRPWSKGQYFPLVYSRKAVERATERIIWILPK
- a CDS encoding DUF418 domain-containing protein — its product is MDTQTEPDLPTLPAESLAPLREEERIQALDVVRGFALIGIFLMNVEWFNRASGEMNLGLPTGLTGANWWASRLIYVFVQGKFWTMFSLLFGMGFAVMLMRAERAGRNFVRPYLRRIAALAVFGAAHHILLWSGDILFSYAVAALALLVLLYGNWKYVIGGLVVFTGLGFIPKCSPLWAVAGSLAYVGVVALFLRGEKRLTIRGRSLPLFSFILLVLGGLAAVAAGVFWALPHGPKEPRIPVTIISLAVLTLGVLSARFHQPVEARMRRLGMTIYLLPFLMTVVFGVVQRFTPPPPPLVASPSVAQEQPAAAKPGEKKARKSEAEKRAEEEVERAKRIREFRAEIQEETRVHAKGRYWEAVKFRAAQFAKNAPGEAGFATIVIGMFLLGAWFVRSGVMTDTRGHLPLFRKLALIALPVGVGLGLLGSAIATSHTPGDQRDGFQLAIGLQMIGNLPACLGYVGALVLMLHSDTAFSKIRILAPVGRMALTNYLMQSVISTTFFFGHGFGRWGMGRAWQVVFVAMVFSLQIAWSHWWLGRFRFGPMEWLWRAITYWQIPPMRLAPAGTEGPLRPIQAPM
- a CDS encoding IgA Peptidase M64 is translated as MIRPLLLAFTTLACLAAPPRTLRVDYGHTGNAAAERFGVDRVVLEPLPWPGDLSKAIDTSNLGKYCFEVADKATGKLLYSRGFASIYGEWETTDEARDLSRSFSESLRFPRPDAPVRITVKKRDAQNAFQAVWTFELDPKDPLIEQTPAPEVGGLIALQKSGDSAEKVDFLILGDGYTAAERGKFEAQARRVMELLFEQTPFKEHRKDFNVWALCPPSKESGISRPSTGVHKRTPLGTTYDAFGSERYVLTFDNRAFRDIAAQAPYEFVEILTNSETYGGGGIHNLYSTASAGNSTIGYLFVHEFGHHFAGLADEYYTSDVAVTNSAARPEPWEPNATVDPKHPKWASLLSPGTPLPTPWKKDEFEAHSHAYQKERRAIRAANKPEAEMDALFAREKVFETKLLGTDAHSGKVGAFEGANYEAKGYFRSQEDCLMFTRNDAGFCAACRAAIERVIRQYAK